The sequence TCCGAACTCTTATGGTATATTCAAGCCATTCTCCTTCCGAAATCCATCCGACATTGTAACCGCCGCCTGTGTCTGAAGTTTTCTCAATATCCACTCCTTCATCCGGGCGGTATTGTCCTCCAACATTCACCGAATCCGTGTCATAATACGAAACCCCGTTTCCGCCCCAATCGAAGTCTTCTGCTTCGATACGGGTTGTACCGGTTAAGAAGTTGTTAATCCACGTCGCAGTTTCCCTTGCCAGACCACCGTTGCCGTATACACCGCGGGCCGCCGGCCAGTTCCCGTAATCGGGAGTCCAAGAAAGACCGGAATTTTCCACCAATGCTGAGAAATATTCCGGCTTTGTAACATCATCAGACACACCGGTTGGCGGAATGTACTGGAAAGTAAGCCAGGAGACTCCCAGGCGTTCCAGCTCGTAGGTAAGTTCAACATCCAATCCTCCCATGCCGCTGCCCCAGGCACCTCCGGCATACTCAGTCATAAAGCAGGGATAACCGGCCTTTAAAAGTTCCTCCACCGCAATGGTGGTTTCCTGCCAACCTGCATATCCGTGAAACGCCACAGCTTCGTTAGTCCACACTGCGTTTTCATTGCCAAAAACCGCCTTGTTGAAAGCGCGTATGTCTTTCAGGGCTTCGGCCGCTCCCCCTTTGCCTCCAAATACTGCATAGGAGAAAAGTAATACCGGTGTTTCCGGTGCATAAGTACGGATTATCCTGTAAACATCAATTTCCATATCAACTGCACCGGGAGGATTGGCCGTTGAAGAAGAATATGGAGGTCCCCATGCCACAGGCTCATTGTGTATTTCATACAATACATGTGTTTCTTTTGCATAACGCGGTGCATAGAACTTCCAGAAATCCCTTGCCCATTGCGCGTTATGATTTCCGTTATTGGCACCGTTGCCTATGGTTATTACCAGATAAAGACCAAGTTCACGAGTCCTTTCCACTATCTTGTCAATTTCATTAACCGCGTATCCCGGAGCTTTGCTTCCGGGAGCAGGATATCTGGGGTCAAAGCATTCTGCGTAGAGGTGTACTGCATTAAATCCCAGTTCCTTAACTCTCGCAATCTGGTCATAAGGAGCTGCCGCCGTCCATTCCGTGGAAGTGTATGGACCGCGTAACGGCTGCCCATTGTCTCCTACAAACGTGGTTCTGGCTGCATTAAGACGCGGCCGGCCACGTTGCGGGCTTGCATATGCCCGGTTTGGAATAAAACTTAGAATACTTAAAGCAATTGCAATAATTGATACAAATGCAACTGTTCTAATTTTAATACTTGTTTTAATACTTGCCCCCATAATTTAAATCTCCCCCCTTTTAATGAAATCATATTTTAAGTATAACTCAATTCTATTTCATTTTCATCTTTTCTAAAAATTCGTTACAAACCGAAGTATATATCTTTTCAATAAAGTTAAATCGGTTGAATCTACTTTGCCGTCTTTGGTTACATCCGCATTGGAAAGTTCTTTTCCCGTAAGCAAAGTTATACGGAGTAAATGCTTCTTTAAAATCTGAAGGTCTGTCGAGTTTATATTTCCGTCTCCGTTCAAATCGCCCAAATTCTCATTGGGCGGTGGTGTTGGCGTTGGGTTTGAATCGGCCTGAGTGAACTTCCACCAGTTTATATTGAACAGATAACCGCTGCCACCCGTAAATTTCAAATAGAGATCATGAGTTCCGCTTACGCCGCTGACCTCGCATTTCACATCAACCCATTGCTGCCAACCGCCGGTACCTGAAACCGAGCACGTTCCTATTAATGGACCTGTAATACTGTCAAGCCTTATCTCGATTTTTCCTCCACTGGTAGCACTTGCCACCCTGGCCTGAAATTCCTTTGCTCCGTTACCAAAATCTATATTACTGTAAGCAACATAATCCCCATTCTCTATATAACCTATATTCAGTCCGCCTTCACTACAACTTTCATTTTCTATTCCCGACATGTTATCGAAGTCTTCCGCTTCGATACGTGTAAAAGCTGACCTTGGAGCCGGTGGCGGTGGTGTTGGCGCATTATAATCTGTTAATCCTGCCTGTTCCGCTAATTGGAGGAAGTTCCACAAACCCGCTTTCCAAACATTATAATCGTGTCCTCCTCCCTGGATAAGCCAATAGATATGGTTAATATTATTGGCAACGCAAAATTCGTGTACCCTTTGTCCGAATCCTATCAGAGAATCATTGGTTCCGCATGCAATGAAGAGCAATTTCAGCTTCTGCCTTGCAGCAGCTCCTCCATCGGGGAACAGCCTGTTATTGGGATAGGTGTTCGGAGCTGAAGAAATAGGACCAATATAGGCAAATTTATCCAGGTTGGTCAAACCAATATTAAAGGATTGACCTCCTCCCATTGAAAGACCGGCAATTGCCCGATGTTCACGGTCAGTATAAACGGAATAGCGTGATTCTATATAGGGAATAAGGCAATTAATTAAATCCTTTGTAAAGTTTTCGTAACCATCACCTATCCCAGGTCCTGCTGCGTTAGTATTGGGTGTAACTATTATCAAAGGCTTGATTTTTCCCTCTGCAATCAGATTATCGGCAATTATGCTGGCTCTGCCTCCCCAATCGGCAAACCAATCGCCTTCGCTTCCCCCTATTCCATGCAATAGGTACAAAACGCTATACCTTTTACTGGTCGAGTATCCCGGTGGCAAATAAACTTTTGCGGGCCGTGTACCGTTTGTTGCTGTGGAATAATAAGAAATATTAACAACCTGCCCTCTCTGGATGCCACCCCTTACCTGGTCATACCCCGACGGCGGCATAGTTGGCAGCGATGCTGCCGATGAAATGTTTACTGCGGTGCCCAAACATGCTATAAGCACCAGGCAAATTAATAATACACTAAGAACCTTTCTTAACATGTTTTACCTCCTCTTTTCATTTTTTATTTAAATTTTTCTTAATCAAAACCAGTGACATCAAAAGTAGGGTTCACTTTCTCCGTTCCATAGCTGTCTGCAGGTGACATAATACGAATACGGCTTAAAAAGTAGGTATAATTTGAAGCAGATATCTTTTCATCAAACTCAAATCGCTCGAATCTACTTTGCCGTCTTTGTTTAAATCCGCATTTGAAAGATTTTTTCCCGTAAGCAAAGTTATGCGAAGCAGATGCTTTTTCAATATCTGAAAGTCTGTCGAGTTTACTTTTCCATCGTCGTTTAAATCACCCAAATTCTCATCATTGTTTCCTTCAACAAAGGTAAACCAATTTATATTAAGCAGGTAACCGCTGCCACCGGTAAATTTTAAGTAGAGATCATGGACTCCCTTAAGCCCGCTGACCTCACATGTGGCATCAACCCACTGCTGCCAGCCACCGCTTCCTGCAACCGGGCAGATACCCACTACAGGTCCGTCAATACTGTCAATCCTAAGTTCAATATTGCCTCCGCTTGTAGCGCTGGCTACTCTCGCTTTAAAACTTGCTGCCCCTTTTCCAAAATCTATATTCTTATAAACAACATAATCTCCGTTCTCAATATACCCTACATCCATTCCGCCTTCGCTGCAGTTTTCGGTCTGGATTCCCGATTGTCCGTTGTAGCTCTCGGCCTCAATCCGGGTAAAGGCCGAACGCGGTTCCTTAGGCGGAGGATTGACAGAGCCGCTCACTCTCAATATTGATTCCGACTCTCCGATTTTTACACCCTGGGAATTAACTATGTACAGCTTGTATGTTCCGGCTGTGTATGGAGCAATAATGGAAGTTGCGTCTCCTGCCGCCTTGGTCATGGTAGCTCCTTCAACAAAGGTTGTTGTCCCGGGAGGTGCAAACCATACCGTGTTTGAAGGATCTCCGCTGCTTCTTATATTTATAATGGACGCAGCTTCCGCAGCACAGCTTGCCGGGAATACATAATCCGGCGTTGAAAGTAAGCTCTCAGGCATAATTTTTCTGTATTCATCCTGAATTCCCGAATTCAGGCACACATTATACTGCCGTAAAGGCCATACATTATCCGGGACGGCAACGGGAGGGTCAATTCTGCTGTTTGGAGGATTTTTTCCCATTTTGCTCACCGTTGCATAGGTCCTCAGGATTGTCAGATCGTGTTTTTCTCCGAAATCTTCGCAGTTGATGGTATATTTTACTCCCGGGTCGATATTCAGGACGTTGTCGTTTTCAATTATATATGCAGTGCCTTCGTCATTATGCAAGCCATAAGTAGGGCCATATGTTGCCGGTGGAATACCCTTTACATAATTCTCGTTGATATTTGTACCCGGCATCTGGCCTATGGTATATATTGCTCCGCTGTCATGTAGCCTGGACAAGGTATCAACAACCCTGTTGTAGCTTATTGTGTTGTTTTTGCACGTTGTGGAGTCTTTAAAATTGCACCATCCCCAGCCCAAATGTATACCGTTGTAGGCCGTCTTCTGGACATGGTTGTGAGTTATTTCCAGACCTTCCACAAAGTATGCTGTAATGCCGGCACATCCGCCAAATCCCGGAACCATACTTATGTCGTACAACACATTGTTTGAAATGGTATTGTTCTTGCAAACACCTTCTACTCCGGAAGGAAATTTTGCACGGCTCCCGCCGTCTCCAATGTAAACATGCTGCGGATGGCCTACCGTTATGCCGCTTGATGTTATATCTGTAATATAGTTGCCGATGATTTTGCAGTTTATAACATCGTTTACCATGGAAATTCCGTCGGCTCCGCTATGCTTAATTACATTTTCAATAAAATCAATGGAATCGCAGTTTCTTAGGTTGATCATTCCCGGCAATGTATCAACAAGATCATATTTGGTGTAGTGCCAATTATCGTTGAAAAAAGCTATAAAGCCTTGGGCAGCCTGGCATGTCGATTTACCCCGCGAACCTCCGACCTCGACAAGGTTGTAATCGGTATACGCAAAGGTAATGCCCTGGAAGGTTATATTCTTTACCCTGTTTGAAGTTGATGTTCCGGCAATCTCAATGAGTTTTTCAACCATTGGGGCCTGAACGTCAATCGTCTCTATATTTTCTCCGGGACGGAGATAGTAATAAAGCATTTGTTCGGTTTTGTCAAAATAGAATTGCCCCGGAGAATTTAAAAATTCAAAGGCATTATAAATTGTATGGGTACCGGAAGTAGTAAAAGCCGCACCCCAACCGGGGGTCTGCGCTATGGCGCCGTAAGGCTGTTGCAAAAGAAGCACCCTGTAGCCGTTGGCTGTAATTACATCGCGGGTACACACAATATTTTCATTCCATGTAGTACCGTTTACTATCTCAAGGTCATCTTTATTGCGGGTAATTTCCGGTACTTCCGACATATCATACCGAACACCGTCGCTTTTGCTTCCGCTGGTCCACGCCCAGGGAGCCTGCCCGGCAGTAACGGTGTAAGTTCCGTGTCCCCCTCTGGCGGTTACTCTCTTGCTGGTCATCGAAGCTCTTTGGTCATTTACATACAGGTTTCGCAGTTTAGTCGAACGATTTAACTTTGCCTTGTATATATTGCCGTTATGCCTCGTCCAGCCTGTAACCTTTGTTGCACCGCTTAATACAGGCGTTTCTCCGGGATACGCCATATAGTAAATCCTATATCCGTTTGTTCCCGAATCCTGTGGGCCAAACGTGATTGTTTCGGTTATATTATAAGTGCCGCCCCTCAGATATACATAAATATCACTTTTCATATTGCCGTTGACGGTTCTCACCACGTCCCGGGCTTTTGCAATCGTCTTAAAGGGTGCATCTATTGTACCCGTATTGCTGTCACTACCGGTGGGAGATACATAATAGGTTATCGGTTCCGCTGCGTTTACCGTATTTATGAATAATAGTCCGGCCGAAAGAACTGATACCGTAAACAGTAAAGCCATTATCACTATCATATGTCTTTTGGTCATAATTCCTATAATTCCATTTACCATAATTCCACACCCAGACTTTCATTTTTTTAATTTTGAGGAAAATCCGATATAACACGCAGTATATATCTTTTTAACAAAGTACAGTCGCTGGAATCCACTTTTCCGTCTCTGTTTACATCCGCATTTGAAAGGTCCGTTCCTGCCGGAAGTTCTTGACGGAGTACATGCATTTTTAACAGCTGAAAGTCTGTCGAGTTTACTTTTCCGTCATTATTCAAATCACCCAAACGTTTATCCGGCATCGGTGTTGGCGTTGGATCCGGATTTGCCGGAGTGAACTTCCACCAGTCTATATTGAACAAATAACCGCTGCCACCCTTGAAAACAAAGTATAAGTCGTGTACTCCCTCGGCACCGGAAACCGGACAAGATTTGGTAGTCCAGGTCTGCCATCCTCCGGTTCCTGTAACGGTACACGTTCCCACTAATTTTCCCGTTGGGCTGTCAAGCCGAATTTCTATGTTTCCGCCGTTGGTTGCCGATGCCACTCTTGCCTCAAAGGACGCCGCACCGGTTCCGAAATTCACACCTTTAACCTTTATGTAATCCCCGTTTTCAATAAAGCCTACATTCATTCCGCCTTCACTGCATTTTTCCGTCTCGATACCTGAGCTCCAGCAAATGGTTTCAGCTTCGGTTCTTACATATGGATTCAAAGTGCCTATCTGCGGGGGCCCTTCTTTGGTCATATTAATCCTTGGAATTGTTCCGTCGGGA comes from Acetivibrio thermocellus ATCC 27405 and encodes:
- a CDS encoding carbohydrate-binding protein, which gives rise to MVNGIIGIMTKRHMIVIMALLFTVSVLSAGLLFINTVNAAEPITYYVSPTGSDSNTGTIDAPFKTIAKARDVVRTVNGNMKSDIYVYLRGGTYNITETITFGPQDSGTNGYRIYYMAYPGETPVLSGATKVTGWTRHNGNIYKAKLNRSTKLRNLYVNDQRASMTSKRVTARGGHGTYTVTAGQAPWAWTSGSKSDGVRYDMSEVPEITRNKDDLEIVNGTTWNENIVCTRDVITANGYRVLLLQQPYGAIAQTPGWGAAFTTSGTHTIYNAFEFLNSPGQFYFDKTEQMLYYYLRPGENIETIDVQAPMVEKLIEIAGTSTSNRVKNITFQGITFAYTDYNLVEVGGSRGKSTCQAAQGFIAFFNDNWHYTKYDLVDTLPGMINLRNCDSIDFIENVIKHSGADGISMVNDVINCKIIGNYITDITSSGITVGHPQHVYIGDGGSRAKFPSGVEGVCKNNTISNNVLYDISMVPGFGGCAGITAYFVEGLEITHNHVQKTAYNGIHLGWGWCNFKDSTTCKNNTISYNRVVDTLSRLHDSGAIYTIGQMPGTNINENYVKGIPPATYGPTYGLHNDEGTAYIIENDNVLNIDPGVKYTINCEDFGEKHDLTILRTYATVSKMGKNPPNSRIDPPVAVPDNVWPLRQYNVCLNSGIQDEYRKIMPESLLSTPDYVFPASCAAEAASIINIRSSGDPSNTVWFAPPGTTTFVEGATMTKAAGDATSIIAPYTAGTYKLYIVNSQGVKIGESESILRVSGSVNPPPKEPRSAFTRIEAESYNGQSGIQTENCSEGGMDVGYIENGDYVVYKNIDFGKGAASFKARVASATSGGNIELRIDSIDGPVVGICPVAGSGGWQQWVDATCEVSGLKGVHDLYLKFTGGSGYLLNINWFTFVEGNNDENLGDLNDDGKVNSTDFQILKKHLLRITLLTGKNLSNADLNKDGKVDSSDLSLMKRYLLQIIPTF
- a CDS encoding carbohydrate-binding protein — protein: MLRKVLSVLLICLVLIACLGTAVNISSAASLPTMPPSGYDQVRGGIQRGQVVNISYYSTATNGTRPAKVYLPPGYSTSKRYSVLYLLHGIGGSEGDWFADWGGRASIIADNLIAEGKIKPLIIVTPNTNAAGPGIGDGYENFTKDLINCLIPYIESRYSVYTDREHRAIAGLSMGGGQSFNIGLTNLDKFAYIGPISSAPNTYPNNRLFPDGGAAARQKLKLLFIACGTNDSLIGFGQRVHEFCVANNINHIYWLIQGGGHDYNVWKAGLWNFLQLAEQAGLTDYNAPTPPPPAPRSAFTRIEAEDFDNMSGIENESCSEGGLNIGYIENGDYVAYSNIDFGNGAKEFQARVASATSGGKIEIRLDSITGPLIGTCSVSGTGGWQQWVDVKCEVSGVSGTHDLYLKFTGGSGYLFNINWWKFTQADSNPTPTPPPNENLGDLNGDGNINSTDLQILKKHLLRITLLTGKELSNADVTKDGKVDSTDLTLLKRYILRFVTNF